One window of Medicago truncatula cultivar Jemalong A17 chromosome 2, MtrunA17r5.0-ANR, whole genome shotgun sequence genomic DNA carries:
- the LOC11433580 gene encoding pentatricopeptide repeat-containing protein At1g52620: MSKSILSLIKPHHHPKPSSSSSLPPHIKTLIHDVIQILKTNQSHHSLQSRFAESQIIVSNVAHFVIDRIHNPQHGLYFFHWASTLPFSSPLNNVAYSSLLKLMVKYRLFSEIEIVLEDMKNRNFKPTLEALNSVICVYAEYGFVDKAVKMFYMVCELYNCFPCVVANNSLLNCLVKNGKVDVACELYDKMLERGGDHGLDLVVDNYSIVIVVKGLCDVGKVEEGRKLIDDRWGNGCVPNVVFYNVIIDGYCKKGDLKRATRVFEELKLKGFLPTLETYGALIDGFCKAGKFQVVDQLLNEMNVMGLNVNVKVFNSIIDAKYKYGLVDKAAEMMRMMTEMGCEPDITTYNILINFSCSGGRIKEAEEFLERAKERTLLPNKFSYTPLMHAYCKQGDYVMASDMLFKIAETGDKPDLVSYGAFIHGSVAGGEIDVALMVREKMMEKGVFPDAQIYNVLMSGLCKKGRFPAAKLLLSEMLDLNLQPDAYMYATLVDGFIRNNELDKATELFEVVMSKGIDPGVVGYNVMIKGLCKCGKMTDAVSYVNKMKIANHAPDEYTHSTVIDGYVKQHDLDSALKMFGQMMKQKYKPNVVAYTSLINGFCKIADMSRAEKVFRAMQSFNLEPNVVTYTILIGGFSKTGKPEKAASFFELMLMNNCLPNDTTFHYLINGLTNITNTTLLIEKNEENDRSLILDFFATMISEGWSQVIATYNSIIVCLCKHGMVDTAQLLQTKMLRKGFLMDSVCFSALLHGLCQTGKSKEWRNIISGDLTKIDFQTAFEYSLKLDKYLYDGKPSEASYILLNLIEDSKLSDQQGEVQRVTST; this comes from the coding sequence ATGTCAAAGTCCATTCTTTCTCTCATCAAACCTCATCACCACCCAaaaccttcatcatcttcctctCTTCCCCCACACATCAAAACCCTAATCCACGACGTAATCCAAATCCTCAAAACCAATCAATCTCACCATTCTCTCCAATCCCGTTTTGCCGAATCCCAAATCATCGTTTCCAACGTAGCCCATTTCGTCATTGATCGAATTCATAACCCTCAACATGGTTTATACTTCTTTCACTGGGCTTCCACATTACCCTTTTCTTCTCCTCTCAATAATGTTGCTTATTCTTCACTTCTCAAGCTTATGGTAAAGTATAGATTGTTTTCCGAGATTGAAATTGTGTTGGAGGATATGAAAAATCGAAACTTTAAACCTACGCTTGAAGCATTGAATAGTGTTATTTGTGTTTATGCTGAATATGGGTTTGTTGATAAAGCAGTGAagatgttttatatggtttgtgaattgtataattgttttccatgtgttgtTGCTAATAATTCTTTGCTTAATTGTTTGGTGAAAAATGGGAAAGTTGATGTTGCCTGCGAACTGTATGATAAAATGCTTGAGCGGGGTGGTGATCAtggtttggatttggttgtTGATAATTATAGTATTGTGATTGTGGTGAAGGGTTTGTGTGATGTTGGGAAGGTTGAAGAAGGTaggaagttgattgatgatagATGGGGGAATGGTTGTGTTCCGAATGTAGTGTTTTATAATGTGATTATTGATGGGTATTGTAAGAAGGGTGATTTGAAACGTGCTACTAGAGTTTTTGAGGAACTGAAATTGAAGGGTTTTTTGCCGACGCTAGAAACTTATGGGGCTTTGATCGATGGGTTTTGTAAGGCGGGAAAGTTTCAAGTAGTTGATCAACTTTTGAATGAAATGAATGTGATGGGATTGAATGTGAATGTAAAAGTGTTTAATAGTATTATTGATGCGAAATACAAGTATGGTTTGGTGGACAAAGCTGCCGagatgatgagaatgatgacAGAGATGGGCTGTGAGCCAGATATCACGACTTACAATATTTTGATTAACTTTTCATGTAGCGGTGGAAGGATTAAAGAAGCTGAAGAGTTCTTAGAGAGAGCAAAAGAAAGGACGTTGTTGCCAAATAAGTTTAGTTATACACCCCTCATGCATGCTTACTGTAAACAAGGGGATTATGTAATGGCATCCGATATGCTTTTTAAGATTGCTGAAACAGGAGATAAACCGGACTTGGTTTCTTATGGAGCTTTTATCCATGGAAGTGTAGCTGGTGGGGAAATCGATGTTGCACTGATGGTCCGAGAGAAAATGATGGAGAAGGGTGTATTTCCTGATGCTCAGATTTACAATGTTCTGATGAGTGGTCTCTGCAAGAAAGGAAGATTTCCTGCTGCCAAACTACTACTTTCAGAAATGCTTGATCTAAACTTACAACCTGATGCGTATATGTATGCCACCTTGGTAGACGGGTTTATTAGAAACAATGAACTTGACAAGGCAACAGAGCTTTTTGAAGTCGTAATGAGTAAGGGTATAGACCCTGGCGTTGTGGGATATAATGTCATGATTAAGGGTTTATGTAAATGTGGAAAGATGACTGATGCTGTGTCATATGTAAATAAGATGAAAATTGCAAATCACGCTCCAGATGAATACACTCACTCCACAGTTATAGATGGATATGTAAAGCAGCATGACTTAGATAGTGCACTCAAGATGTTTGGACAGATGATGAAACAGAAATACAAACCAAATGTAGTTGCCTACACCTCCTTGATCAATGGATTCTGCAAGATAGCAGATATGAGCAGAGCTGAAAAAGTTTTCAGAGCGATGCAATCTTTTAATTTGGAGCCTAATGTTGTCACATACACTATACTTATTGGTGGTTTTAGTAAGACCGGTAAACCTGAAAAGGCAGCATCTTTTTTTGAGCTAATGCTGATGAACAACTGTCTTCCAAATGATACTACATTCCATTACCTGATAAATGGTTTAACAAATATTACAAACACTACACTTCTTATTGAGAAAAATGAGGAAAATGACAGGTCCTTGATTTTGGATTTCTTTGCAACGATGATATCAGAGGGATGGAGTCAAGTGATTGCCACGTATAATTCTATTATCGTTTGTCTATGTAAGCATGGAATGGTCGACACTGCCCAGTTGTTGCAAACTAAGATGCTAAGGAAGGGGTTTCTTATGGATTCTGTATGTTTCAGTGCCTTACTGCATGGCTTATGTCAAACAGGAAAATCAAAAGAATGGAGAAATATTATATCTGGCGATCTCACTAAGATTGATTTCCAAACTGCATTCGAGTACTCCCTGAAATTAGACAAATACCTGTATGACGGAAAGCCATCAGAGGCTTCATATATTTTACTAAACTTGATTGAAGATTCCAAGCTTTCTGATCAACAAGGCGAAGTTCAAAGAGTTACAAGCACATAG
- the LOC11433080 gene encoding metallothiol transferase FosB, whose protein sequence is MKEIVGNPLRLKSVNHISLICKSVNESVSFYEKVLGFISIVRPGSFDFEGAWLFGYGIGIHLLQAEDPENIPRKNEINPKDNHISFQCDESMDTVEKYLNDKKIGCKRAMVEENGIQVDQLFFHDPDGFMIEICNCDSLPVIPLAGEMVRSCSRLNLEIMPQQIHQVVKQI, encoded by the exons atgaagGAGATCGTTGGAAACCCTTTGCGATTAAAATCAGTGAATCACATCTCCCTTATTTGCAAATCAGTGAATGAATCTGTTTCCTTCTATGAAAAAGTTCTTGGATTCATTTCCATTGTTAGACCtggatcatttgattttgaAGGAGCATG GCTATTTGGCTATGGAATTGGAATTCACTTGCTACAGGCAGAAGACCCTGAAAATATTCCAAGGAAGAACGAAATTAATCCAAAGGATAATCATATATCATTTCAG TGTGATGAAAGCATGGATACAGTAGAAAAATATCTGAATGATAAGAAAATTGGCTGTAAACGTGCAATGGTGGAAGAAAATGGAATTCAAGTGGATCAATTGTTTTTTCATGACCCAGATGGATTTATGATTGAAATATGCAATTGTGATAGTCTTCCTGTTATTCCCTTAGCTGGTGAAATGGTTAGATCATGCTCTAGACTCAACCTTGAGATTATGCCACAACAGATACACCAAGTTGTAAAGCAAATTTGA
- the LOC11425894 gene encoding uncharacterized protein At2g34160 has protein sequence MEGITEGVNNININNNNNSDSYKKNRIQVSNTKKPLFFYVNLAKRYMQQHNEVELSALGMAIATVVTVAEILKNNGLAVEKKVMTSTVDIKDDSRGRPVQKAKIEIVLGKTANFDELMAAAAAEEGENGDVEEQTA, from the exons ATGGAAGGAATAACAGAAGGAGTGAACAACATCAacattaataacaacaacaactccgATTCGTATAAGAAGAATCGCATTCAAGTCTCTAATACCAAAAAACCCCTCTTCTTCTACGTTAATCTCGCCAAA agATACATGCAACAACATAATGAGGTTGAACTCTCAGCACTTGGAATgg CAATTGCCACAGTGGTAACTGTTgctgaaattttgaaaaataacggCCTCGCTGTTGAAAAGA AAGTCATGACATCAACTGTCGACATAAAGGATGATTCTAGAGGTAGACCAGTCCAAAAGGCCAAG attgaaatagTACTTGGGAAGACAGCAAATTTCGATGAGCTGATGGCAGCTGCAGCTGCTGAAGAAGGCGAAAATGGAGATGTTGAAGAACAGACCGCATGA
- the LOC11421506 gene encoding pentatricopeptide repeat-containing protein At1g80150, mitochondrial produces MFFTIVEEFEHDPLTLSLIMLITSLRSTRTLLKIFAPSSTAIKTLKPSKPALEVLKSDLEPSKPALEVLKSEWVPSKPALEALKSEWDPHKLFHIFKSNATNPIVVENRFAFYDTVSRLAGAKRFDYIEQLLEQQKKLPQSRREGFVVRIITLYGNAGMIQHALNTFYQMGDFRCVRTVKSFNATLNVLAKSRDFDEISRFLNEVPRRFDIRLDVYSVNIAVKAFCEAEKLKEAYLFMLDCVNNKGVKPDVVTYTTLISAFYDHKRWEIGNGLWNQMVLKGVMPNLHTFNVRIQFLVTVRRVWDANKLMALMQRNGVTPDEVTLVLVIKGFFRAGYPEMAMRVYSALHDKGYKISANIYQTMIHNLCKRGDFSQAYTLCKDSMRKNWFPNVDTIFMLLEGLKKSGKINKAKVIVALAEGRKPPFSFSYLASMQSILSGN; encoded by the coding sequence ATGTTCTTCACCATTGTCGAAGAATTTGAGCATGATCCTCTCACTCTTTCCCTGATCATGCTAATTACCTCTCTGCGATCCACTCGCACTCTCTTGAAAATTTTCGCACCTTCTTCCACCGCcattaaaaccctaaaaccttCAAAACCCGCTCTTGAAGTCCTCAAATCGGATTTGGAACCTTCAAAACCCGCTCTTGAAGTCCTCAAATCGGAGTGGGTACCTTCAAAACCCGCTCTTGAAGCCCTTAAATCGGAGTGGGACCCACACAAACTCTTCCACATCTTCAAATCCAATGCCACCAATCCCATCGTCGTTGAAAACCGTTTTGCCTTTTACGACACCGTTTCGCGTCTCGCCGGTGCTAAACGATTTGATTACATTGAACAATTACTCGAACAGCAGAAGAAGTTACCGCAATCGCGCCGTGAAGGGTTTGTTGTAAGAATTATTACATTGTATGGTAATGCTGGTATGATTCAACATGCTTTGAATACTTTTTATCAAATGGGTGATTTTAGATGTGTTAGAACTGTTAAATCTTTCAATGCTACGCTTAATGTTTTGGCGAAAAGTCGAGATTTTGATGAAATTTCAAGGTTTTTAAATGAGGTTCCTAGAAGATTTGATATTAGGTTAGATGTTTATTCGGTTAATATTGCTGTTAAGGCTTTTTGTGAAGCTGAAAAGCTGAAAGAGGCTTATTTGTTTATGTTGGATTGTGTGAATAATAAGGGTGTTAAGCCTGATGTTGTTACTTACACGACTCTTATTTCGGCATTTTATGATCATAAGAGATGGGAGATTGGTAATGGATTATGGAACCAGATGGTTTTGAAGGGTGTTATGCCGAATCTTCATACGTTTAATGTTAGGATTCAGTTTTTGGTAACGGTTAGGCGAGTTTGGGATGCCAATAAATTGATGGCTTTGATGCAGAGAAATGGGGTTACGCCTGACGAGGTTACCTTAGTTTTGGTTATCAAGGGTTTTTTTCGGGCGGGTTATCCTGAGATGGCGATGAGGGTTTATTCCGCATTGCACGATAAGGGTTATAAGATTAGTGCTAATATTTATCAGACCATGATTCATAATTTGTGTAAGAGAGGTGATTTTAGTCAGGCATACACTTTATGCAAAGATAGTATGCGGAAAAATTGGTTTCCGAATGTAGATACCATCTTTATGTTGCTGGAAGGACTAAAGAAATCTGGGAAGATTAATAAAGCAAAGGTGATTGTTGCGTTGGCTGAGGGCAGAAAACCTCCCTTCTCTTTCAGTTATTTGGCTTCAATGCAGTCCATATTGTCTGGGAACTAA